The genomic interval CACAATCATTGACAGTCTTTGTAAGGACAAGCTTGTACCTGAGGCTTTAAACCTTTTCTCTGAAATGACAGGTAAAGGCATTCTGCCAAATGTTGTGACTTATAGTTCCTTAATTCATGCTATGTGTAATTCAGGTCAGTGGAAGGAAGTTACTAGATTATTGACTGAAATGGTTGCTAACAATTGCAAATTAGATGTTGTCTCTTATAATATTTTGGTTGATGCATTTTGCAAAGAAGGGAGGGTTTCAGAGGCTTGTGACATTGTTGAAGGAATGATTCAACAAATTGTTGACCCCAATACTATTACATATAATACATTGATGGATGGATATTGCTTGCAAGGCAAAATGGATGAGGCTagaaaagtttttaatttgatgattACTAAGGGTTGCGTACCTGATATTTATGGTTACAACATCTTGATCAATGGATGTTGTAAAGATCAAAAAATAGATGAGGCCATGGCTCTCTTTCACGAAATGTCTCGAAATGGATTAGTACCTGACACTGTTACGTACAATGCTCTTATTAATGGCATGTGCCAACTAGGTAGACTTTCAGCTGCACGACAACTTTTTGAAGAAATGAGTGCTTGTGGCCTAGTTCCAGATGCGATCACTTACTCTACTTTGTTACATGGCTTATGCAAGCATGGTCATGTTGATGAGGCGTTGGACAGTTTTCATATCATCCAGAACAGTGGGATAGAACCTTATATAGTCCACTATAATATCTTAATCGATGGCTTATTTCAAGTTGGGCAACTTAATTTTGCAAGGAAATTGTTTTGTGCACTACCAGTCAAAGGTTTACGGCCAGATGTTTACACTTGTAATATCATGATCAAAGGACTTTGTAAAGAAGGGCTACTAAAGGAAGCGTATGAATTATTTAGGAAAATGGAATTGAATGGCTGCTTGCAAAATAGTTGTTCTTACAATACA from Theobroma cacao cultivar B97-61/B2 chromosome 5, Criollo_cocoa_genome_V2, whole genome shotgun sequence carries:
- the LOC18600339 gene encoding pentatricopeptide repeat-containing protein At5g16640, mitochondrial isoform X3 → MTTHPWPFLSSEEQMMMRTWKCTSSPSSVLQLRLLLLGNSHSFSSLPFFSFSVSPPLFFSSFQSPFFSTSSSCFKKSRYGFHRIDDALDLFNHMLRTRPIPSIAEFTQLVSAIVRMKHYETAISLFGQMELIGIRHDVYSFSILLNCFCRLHRTDFGFSLLGKMLKLGIQPTTVTFTTLANGLCIEGYTSAASRLLRKMEQNNCLIDIVIYNTIIDSLCKDKLVPEALNLFSEMTGKGILPNVVTYSSLIHAMCNSGQWKEVTRLLTEMVANNCKLDVVSYNILVDAFCKEGRVSEACDIVEGMIQQIVDPNTITYNTLMDGYCLQGKMDEARKVFNLMITKGCVPDIYGYNILINGCCKDQKIDEAMALFHEMSRNGLVPDTVTYNALINGMCQLGRLSAARQLFEEMSACGLVPDAITYSTLLHGLCKHGHVDEALDSFHIIQNSGIEPYIVHYNILIDGLFQVGQLNFARKLFCALPVKGLRPDVYTCNIMIKGLCKEGLLKEAYELFRKMELNGCLQNSCSYNTIIKGFFQNNNVSRAMQILHEMVDKGFSADSSTATMLLDLLCRDGGDQSIFELLCRNCADDQNVNMI
- the LOC18600339 gene encoding pentatricopeptide repeat-containing protein At5g16640, mitochondrial isoform X2, whose translation is MTTHPWPFLSSEEQMMMRTWKCTSSPSSVLQLRLLLLGNSHSFSSLPFFSFSVSPPLFFSSFQSPFFSTSSSCFKKSRYGFHRIDDALDLFNHMLRTRPIPSIAEFTQLVSAIVRMKHYETAISLFGQMELIGIRHDVYSFSILLNCFCRLHRTDFGFSLLGKMLKLGIQPTTVTFTTLANGLCIEAGYTSAASRLLRKMEQNNCLIDIVIYNTIIDSLCKDKLVPEALNLFSEMTGKGILPNVVTYSSLIHAMCNSGQWKEVTRLLTEMVANNCKLDVVSYNILVDAFCKEGRVSEACDIVEGMIQQIVDPNTITYNTLMDGYCLQGKMDEARKVFNLMITKGCVPDIYGYNILINGCCKDQKIDEAMALFHEMSRNGLVPDTVTYNALINGMCQLGRLSAARQLFEEMSACGLVPDAITYSTLLHGLCKHGHVDEALDSFHIIQNSGIEPYIVHYNILIDGLFQVGQLNFARKLFCALPVKGLRPDVYTCNIMIKGLCKEGLLKEAYELFRKMELNGCLQNSCSYNTIIKGFFQNNNVSRAMQILHEMVDKGFSADSSTATMLLDLLCRDGGDQSIFELLCRNCADDQNVNMI
- the LOC18600339 gene encoding putative pentatricopeptide repeat-containing protein At1g12700, mitochondrial isoform X1, encoding MTTHPWPFLSSEEQMMMRTWKCTSSPSSVLQLRLLLLGNSHSFSSLPFFSFSVSPPLFFSSFQSPFFSTSSSCFKKSRYGFHRIDDALDLFNHMLRTRPIPSIAEFTQLVSAIVRMKHYETAISLFGQMELIGIRHDVYSFSILLNCFCRLHRTDFGFSLLGKMLKLGIQPTTVTFTTLANGLCIEGKIAEAVVLFDDIVRNGYQTNLITYSTIINGLCKAGYTSAASRLLRKMEQNNCLIDIVIYNTIIDSLCKDKLVPEALNLFSEMTGKGILPNVVTYSSLIHAMCNSGQWKEVTRLLTEMVANNCKLDVVSYNILVDAFCKEGRVSEACDIVEGMIQQIVDPNTITYNTLMDGYCLQGKMDEARKVFNLMITKGCVPDIYGYNILINGCCKDQKIDEAMALFHEMSRNGLVPDTVTYNALINGMCQLGRLSAARQLFEEMSACGLVPDAITYSTLLHGLCKHGHVDEALDSFHIIQNSGIEPYIVHYNILIDGLFQVGQLNFARKLFCALPVKGLRPDVYTCNIMIKGLCKEGLLKEAYELFRKMELNGCLQNSCSYNTIIKGFFQNNNVSRAMQILHEMVDKGFSADSSTATMLLDLLCRDGGDQSIFELLCRNCADDQNVNMI